The nucleotide sequence TCCAGGCCGTTTAACCTTTAAAGGTACACTGGAAAATGCTTATCGTATCTGCATGTGGTCACGTCTGGCTTCACGTGTCTTGATGCCGATCCACACGCATGAAATTGAATTTTCTCATGATGCGCGTGATGTGGCAGAAGAACTCTATGAAGGGGCTCTCAGCTTTGACTGGTCGCTGATTTTTGCACCACAAAGTACCTTTGCGATTCGTTTGCATGTCGAACGTGATATCAAGGTCAATACCCAGTTTGCGACTTTACGTGCCAAAGATGGTGTCGTAGATTCCTTTATGGAAGCCGTAGGCAAACGTCCAAGCATTGATACCAAACAGCCTGAAATTACCATGTATATTCTGGCAGGCAAGAAAGAACATACTTACTGCCTGGACCTGTCTGGCGACTCTTTGCATAAACGCGGTTATCGCCGCTTTATGACTGACGCCCCAATCAAGGAAAACCTGGCCGCTGCGATTCTGCAAAAAGGTGGTTTAAAAGCGTTAAATCCGGACATCATTGTCGATCCAATGTGTGGTTCAGGTACCTTTATTATTGAATCCCTAATGATTTTGACCGACCGTGCACCGGGTCTGGTCCGTCGTTTCGGTTTTAATGGCTGGAATGGCCATGACCATGAACTGTGGATGAGCATCAAGGCCGAAGCTGCTGAACGTCATCAAGCGGCAATGGAAAATCCATTACCACAATTCTATGCCTTCGATGCGGACTGGGAAGCGGTTAAAGCCACCAGACAAAATATTATCGCGGCGGGTTTTGAAGCTGCTCTCGACAATATCATGATCGAAGAACGGACTTTAAATGACTGGCCTGATTTCCATGCAGAAGGCAAGAAAGTATTCTTCGTGACCAACCCGCCATATGGCGAACGTCTCGGCGATAAAGCGCAAAACCGTTCTTTATACCTGGGTTTATCGGCTTTATTGCAAAAGAATTTCCCGAATCAAAAAGCGGCTGTGATTGCCTCCCAAGTGGAACAGGCCGATGTGCTAGCGTTCAATGATCCGCAAATCCTGCGTTTGATGAATGGTAAATTGCCGATCTATATCCGCTTCGGTACGGTTAAACCGGCCGCAGTGGTACGTCCATTCCTAGAAAGCTGGCAGCCTCAGCAGTTTGAACCGATTGAAGGTGCGATGGAATTTGCCAACCGTCTGACCAAAAATA is from Acinetobacter lwoffii and encodes:
- the rlmKL gene encoding bifunctional 23S rRNA (guanine(2069)-N(7))-methyltransferase RlmK/23S rRNA (guanine(2445)-N(2))-methyltransferase RlmL → MNTSPRLSNYWVTCADGLETLLEEEIQGLGVQNIERFPGRLTFKGTLENAYRICMWSRLASRVLMPIHTHEIEFSHDARDVAEELYEGALSFDWSLIFAPQSTFAIRLHVERDIKVNTQFATLRAKDGVVDSFMEAVGKRPSIDTKQPEITMYILAGKKEHTYCLDLSGDSLHKRGYRRFMTDAPIKENLAAAILQKGGLKALNPDIIVDPMCGSGTFIIESLMILTDRAPGLVRRFGFNGWNGHDHELWMSIKAEAAERHQAAMENPLPQFYAFDADWEAVKATRQNIIAAGFEAALDNIMIEERTLNDWPDFHAEGKKVFFVTNPPYGERLGDKAQNRSLYLGLSALLQKNFPNQKAAVIASQVEQADVLAFNDPQILRLMNGKLPIYIRFGTVKPAAVVRPFLESWQPQQFEPIEGAMEFANRLTKNMQALKKWAVKEQIHCLRLYDADLPDFNVAVDLYGERLHVQEYAPPKTIDPEKAKKRFNLALQAIRAVTGLGRDAIFIKTRARQEGKNQYTKQSTASKRFIVQEGQAKILVNLTDYLDTGLFLDHRQMRLRIAREAKGKHFLNLYSYTSTASLHAALGGAASTTSVDLSNTYLNWSKENFVLNGLTVDHADEQHQFFASDCFEWLKEGHEQYELIFIDPPTFSNSKKFYGTFDVQRDHLSLLKRAMNRLTTDGTLYFSNNYRGFEMDEEILAFFDVEEITQETIGPDFKRNQKIHRAWKIRHPQV